From Mycolicibacterium nivoides, a single genomic window includes:
- a CDS encoding NUDIX hydrolase — MTPPTNARARSRGDRVIRIVAAVVLDERERLLVVRKGGTTAFMQPGGKIEPGEKPIEALAREVREELGVGFALPEAEELGRHSAPAANEPGHCVDAWLYLVSLDGEPQPQAEIAEMTWIDLNAPGDIELAPLTRDTVLALARDRV; from the coding sequence GTGACTCCGCCGACGAACGCTCGCGCGAGGAGCCGAGGTGACCGCGTCATCCGCATCGTCGCCGCAGTGGTGCTCGACGAGCGTGAGCGGCTGCTGGTGGTCCGCAAGGGCGGCACGACGGCATTCATGCAGCCGGGCGGGAAGATCGAACCGGGGGAGAAGCCGATCGAGGCCCTGGCCCGGGAGGTCCGCGAGGAACTCGGGGTCGGATTCGCGCTGCCCGAAGCCGAAGAGCTCGGCCGCCACAGTGCGCCGGCAGCCAATGAACCCGGCCACTGCGTCGATGCGTGGCTCTACCTGGTGAGCCTGGACGGCGAGCCGCAGCCGCAGGCCGAGATCGCCGAGATGACCTGGATCGACCTCAATGCGCCCGGGGACATCGAGCTCGCCCCGCTGACCCGTGACACCGTGCTGGCCCTGGCGCGCGACCGGGTCTGA
- a CDS encoding ArsR/SmtB family transcription factor: METISNITVNQHDDAREHKAAPASEMPSREVLDTAGELLRALAAPLRIAIVLQLQQSQRCVHELVDALAVPQPLVSQHLRILKQAGVVASERAGREVLYRLVDHHLAHIVADAVAHASEEQR, from the coding sequence ATGGAAACGATTTCCAATATCACGGTAAATCAACACGACGACGCTCGCGAGCACAAAGCCGCCCCGGCATCGGAGATGCCGTCGCGTGAGGTCCTCGACACCGCAGGCGAGCTGCTGCGTGCGCTGGCCGCGCCACTGCGGATCGCCATCGTCCTGCAGCTGCAACAGTCCCAGCGCTGCGTCCACGAATTGGTCGACGCACTCGCCGTGCCGCAGCCGCTGGTGAGCCAGCACCTGCGGATTCTCAAACAGGCCGGGGTGGTGGCCAGCGAACGCGCGGGACGTGAGGTCCTTTATCGCCTCGTCGACCATCACCTGGCCCACATCGTCGCCGACGCGGTCGCGCACGCCAGCGAGGAACAGCGGTGA
- a CDS encoding decaprenyl diphosphate synthase — MALTKDGKRGKSTYPQLPPAPEDYPVFPDTSTWPVVFPEIPAGTNGRFARPPQHTSKAVAPRIPADQVPNHVAVVMDGNGRWATQRGLGRTEGHKMGEAVLIDITCGAIELGIKHLSVYAFSTENWKRSTEEVRFLMGFNREVVRRRRENLNAMGVNMRWVGSRPRMWRSVIKEFDIAEEMTVGNDVITVNYCVNYGGRTEIVEAAQALAAEAAEGKINPGRISEASFAKHLHRPDIPDVDLFIRTSGEQRASNFLLWQSAYAEFVFQDKLWPDYDRRDLWAACEEYVNRNRRFGRA, encoded by the coding sequence ATGGCATTGACGAAGGACGGGAAGCGGGGCAAGTCGACCTACCCACAGCTGCCCCCGGCGCCTGAGGACTATCCGGTCTTCCCGGACACCTCGACCTGGCCCGTCGTCTTCCCGGAGATTCCGGCCGGCACCAACGGCCGCTTCGCCCGCCCGCCCCAGCACACGTCCAAGGCGGTCGCGCCCCGGATCCCAGCCGACCAGGTGCCCAATCACGTCGCCGTCGTGATGGACGGCAACGGTCGCTGGGCCACCCAGCGTGGTCTGGGCCGCACCGAGGGACACAAGATGGGCGAGGCGGTGCTGATCGACATCACCTGCGGCGCCATCGAACTGGGCATCAAACACCTCAGCGTCTACGCGTTCTCCACCGAGAACTGGAAGCGCAGCACCGAAGAGGTCCGGTTCCTGATGGGCTTCAACCGGGAGGTGGTGCGCCGCCGCCGGGAGAACCTGAACGCCATGGGCGTGAACATGCGCTGGGTCGGGTCGCGGCCCAGGATGTGGCGCAGCGTCATCAAGGAGTTCGACATCGCCGAGGAGATGACGGTCGGCAACGACGTCATCACGGTCAACTACTGCGTGAACTACGGCGGGCGCACCGAGATCGTCGAGGCCGCACAGGCGCTGGCCGCCGAAGCCGCCGAGGGCAAGATCAACCCGGGCCGGATCAGCGAGGCGTCCTTCGCCAAACATCTGCACCGTCCCGACATCCCCGATGTGGACCTGTTCATCCGGACGTCGGGGGAGCAGCGGGCCAGCAACTTCCTGCTGTGGCAGTCGGCCTACGCCGAGTTCGTGTTCCAGGACAAGCTGTGGCCGGATTACGACCGGCGCGACCTGTGGGCGGCGTGCGAGGAGTACGTGAACCGCAACCGTCGATTTGGCAGGGCCTGA
- a CDS encoding glycine--tRNA ligase, translating to MASIIDTVANLAKRRGLVFQSGEIYGGTKSAWDYGPLGVELKENIKRQWWKSMVTGRDDVVGLDSAIILPRQVWVASGHVDVFNDPLVECLNCHKRHRQDHMQEAYALKKGLEDPDSVPMDEIVCPDCGTKGQWTEPRDFNMMLKTYLGPIESEEGLHYLRPETAQGIFVNFANVVTTARKKPPFGIGQIGKSFRNEITPGNFIFRTREFEQMEMEFFVEPSTAGEWHKYWIETRLQWYVDLGINRDNLRLYDHPKEKLSHYSDGTVDIEYKFGFAGNPWGELEGIANRTNFDLSTHSKHSGADLSFYDQGTDTRYVPYVIEPAAGLTRSLMAFLVDSYTEDEAPNAKGGVDKRTVLKLDPRLAPVKAAVLPLSRNADLSPKARDLAAELRKYWNVEFDDAGAIGRRYRRQDEIGTPYCVTVDFDTLEDNAVTIRERDAMTQERIALDKVSDYLAVRLKGA from the coding sequence GTGGCATCCATCATCGATACCGTTGCGAACCTGGCGAAACGCCGTGGCCTGGTCTTCCAGTCCGGTGAGATCTACGGCGGCACCAAGTCCGCGTGGGATTACGGCCCGCTCGGTGTCGAGCTCAAGGAGAACATCAAGCGCCAGTGGTGGAAGTCCATGGTCACCGGACGCGACGACGTCGTCGGCCTGGACAGCGCGATCATTCTGCCGCGCCAGGTGTGGGTGGCCTCCGGCCACGTCGACGTCTTCAACGACCCGCTGGTGGAGTGCCTGAACTGCCACAAGCGGCACCGGCAGGACCACATGCAGGAGGCGTACGCGTTGAAGAAGGGTCTCGAGGACCCGGATTCGGTGCCGATGGACGAGATCGTCTGCCCTGACTGCGGCACCAAGGGTCAGTGGACCGAGCCGCGCGACTTCAACATGATGCTCAAGACCTACCTCGGCCCGATCGAGTCCGAGGAGGGGCTGCACTACCTGCGTCCGGAGACGGCCCAGGGCATCTTCGTGAACTTCGCGAACGTGGTCACCACCGCGCGCAAGAAGCCGCCGTTCGGCATCGGCCAGATCGGCAAGAGCTTCCGCAACGAGATCACGCCGGGCAACTTCATCTTCCGCACCCGCGAGTTCGAGCAGATGGAGATGGAATTCTTCGTCGAGCCCTCGACGGCGGGTGAGTGGCACAAGTACTGGATCGAGACCCGGCTGCAGTGGTACGTCGACCTCGGCATCAACCGGGACAACCTGCGCCTCTACGACCACCCCAAGGAGAAGTTGTCGCACTATTCCGACGGCACGGTCGACATCGAGTACAAGTTCGGTTTCGCCGGCAACCCGTGGGGTGAGCTGGAGGGCATCGCCAACCGCACGAACTTCGACTTGTCCACGCACTCAAAGCATTCCGGTGCCGACCTGTCGTTCTACGACCAGGGCACCGACACCCGCTACGTGCCCTACGTGATCGAGCCGGCGGCCGGCCTGACCCGCTCGCTGATGGCGTTCCTGGTCGACTCCTACACCGAGGACGAGGCTCCCAACGCCAAGGGCGGCGTGGACAAGCGCACCGTACTCAAGCTCGACCCGCGGCTGGCCCCGGTCAAGGCCGCGGTGCTGCCGTTGTCGCGCAACGCCGACCTGTCGCCCAAGGCCCGAGATCTGGCCGCCGAGCTCCGGAAGTACTGGAACGTCGAGTTCGATGACGCCGGCGCGATCGGCCGGCGCTACCGTCGCCAGGACGAGATCGGCACGCCGTATTGCGTGACAGTCGATTTCGACACCCTGGAGGACAACGCGGTCACCATCCGTGAGCGCGACGCCATGACCCAGGAGCGCATCGCGCTGGACAAGGTGTCGGATTACCTGGCCGTACGGCTCAAGGGGGCTTGA
- a CDS encoding TPM domain-containing protein encodes MRIARVLSMLLAILIAGLLVAPGAAAEPPLRLATQLTDNSGALSAAQRGNLQRAIDRLYEDRHIKLWVIFTEDFSGQGQAAWAQKTMQLSDFGDDDALLAVATVDRAFAFQVPSTVTTSARADDIRRDSITPALRRDDWAGAAIAAANGLNSEPESPAAPGISWPGVLIALGVVLVLVGLLWWWSRRRRTKRRHAEFEAAKRVDPTDANALAAVPLEALDQLSRSIVVDVDNAVRTSEAELELAVEEFGAKRTEPFTAALANAKTALAQAFTVRQTLDDDVPETPLQQREMLTRVVVSAATADRELDAQSQAFEQLRDLVINAPTRLDAMTQQMVDLTARIDPSRQTLENLHTQFDAAALTSVATNVDTAKERLAFADRSITSARSLVSRPATDQTALVDAVRSAESALDQTRTLLDAVDSAASDINRALADLPAAITDIQAGIDQANSLLGQPGTPQADKLGAARDAAKKAADDATANGKADPLGTFTRLTKADAQLDQLLAGVHEQQEAAERLARALEQALFTAQSRIKAVSDFIETRRGSIGPEARTRLAEAQRQLQAAEAKRAGNPNEAVAHANGASTLAAQAQGLANDDVRAAQRSYTTQYGGGGGSDMGAVLGGILIGNVLRGGGGFGGGFGGGYGGGRGMGRPTSYGGASHSSGRSYGGGGGRF; translated from the coding sequence ATGCGTATCGCCCGTGTGCTGTCCATGCTGCTCGCGATCCTGATTGCCGGACTGCTGGTCGCCCCCGGCGCGGCCGCCGAACCGCCGTTGCGGCTGGCCACCCAACTGACCGACAACTCCGGGGCGCTCTCGGCGGCCCAGCGCGGCAACCTCCAGCGCGCGATCGACAGACTCTACGAGGATCGCCACATCAAGCTGTGGGTGATCTTCACCGAGGATTTCTCCGGGCAGGGCCAGGCGGCCTGGGCCCAGAAGACCATGCAGCTGAGCGATTTCGGTGACGACGACGCGCTGCTCGCCGTCGCCACGGTAGACCGGGCGTTCGCCTTCCAGGTGCCCTCCACCGTCACCACCTCGGCCCGCGCCGATGACATCCGGCGCGACAGCATCACCCCGGCCCTTCGCCGTGACGACTGGGCCGGCGCGGCGATCGCAGCAGCCAACGGGCTGAACTCCGAACCCGAATCCCCCGCCGCGCCCGGCATCTCGTGGCCGGGCGTGCTGATCGCCCTCGGGGTGGTGCTGGTTCTGGTCGGTCTGCTGTGGTGGTGGTCGCGCCGTCGCCGGACCAAGCGCCGCCACGCCGAGTTCGAGGCCGCCAAGCGGGTCGATCCGACAGACGCCAACGCATTGGCCGCGGTGCCGCTGGAGGCGCTCGACCAGCTGTCTCGCTCGATCGTGGTCGACGTCGACAATGCCGTGCGCACCAGTGAGGCCGAGCTCGAACTGGCTGTCGAGGAGTTCGGGGCCAAGCGCACCGAGCCGTTCACCGCGGCCCTGGCGAACGCGAAAACCGCCCTGGCCCAAGCCTTCACCGTACGCCAGACCCTCGATGACGACGTGCCCGAGACGCCGCTGCAACAGCGGGAGATGCTGACCCGGGTGGTGGTGTCGGCAGCCACGGCCGACCGTGAGCTCGACGCCCAGAGCCAGGCGTTCGAGCAGCTGCGCGATCTGGTGATCAACGCCCCGACGCGGCTGGACGCCATGACCCAGCAGATGGTCGACCTGACCGCCCGCATCGACCCATCCCGGCAGACCCTGGAAAACTTGCACACCCAGTTCGACGCGGCCGCTCTGACTTCGGTGGCGACGAATGTGGACACCGCCAAAGAGCGGCTGGCGTTCGCCGATCGCAGCATCACCTCGGCCCGCAGCCTGGTATCCCGGCCGGCCACCGACCAGACCGCACTGGTGGACGCGGTGCGCTCGGCCGAGTCAGCCCTGGATCAGACCCGCACCCTGCTCGACGCAGTGGACAGCGCGGCCTCCGATATCAATCGGGCACTGGCCGACCTGCCCGCGGCCATCACCGATATTCAGGCCGGTATCGACCAGGCGAATTCTCTACTGGGGCAACCCGGTACGCCGCAGGCCGACAAACTCGGTGCGGCCCGTGACGCCGCGAAGAAGGCTGCCGACGATGCGACGGCCAACGGGAAGGCCGACCCGCTGGGCACGTTCACCCGGCTGACCAAGGCCGACGCCCAACTCGATCAGCTGCTGGCCGGCGTGCACGAACAGCAGGAAGCTGCCGAGCGGCTGGCCCGGGCGCTGGAGCAGGCCCTGTTCACCGCCCAGTCCCGGATCAAGGCCGTGTCGGACTTCATCGAGACGCGGCGCGGCAGCATCGGACCGGAGGCCCGCACCCGGCTGGCCGAGGCGCAACGGCAGCTTCAGGCCGCCGAAGCCAAGCGGGCCGGCAATCCCAACGAAGCGGTGGCGCACGCCAACGGGGCCTCGACGCTGGCCGCCCAGGCGCAGGGCCTGGCCAATGATGACGTGCGGGCCGCGCAACGGTCGTACACGACGCAGTACGGCGGCGGGGGCGGCTCCGATATGGGCGCCGTACTCGGCGGCATCCTCATCGGCAACGTCCTGCGCGGCGGCGGCGGTTTCGGTGGCGGCTTCGGCGGAGGGTACGGGGGCGGCCGCGGCATGGGGCGCCCGACGTCCTATGGCGGCGCGTCACATTCGTCGGGCCGCAGCTACGGCGGCGGTGGCGGTCGCTTCTGA
- a CDS encoding DUF302 domain-containing protein: MSTTVEHPNRRLLISLPDDYEQARTRYEALVPAVDMAAFAATSTWDEVLAEAKAQAPHGFLRYFRIDIAPTMLGSAATWPATQYLMGNHTIAERMYRHDPGIMLHAPLRTLLYESPDGTVFAVDQPSLLFASYDKPEIASVGMELDALLATLIGLLGGDIPEELQGHQA; this comes from the coding sequence ATGAGTACCACCGTCGAGCATCCGAACCGGCGGCTGTTGATCAGCCTGCCCGACGACTACGAGCAAGCCCGTACCCGGTACGAAGCTCTCGTTCCCGCAGTCGACATGGCGGCCTTCGCGGCGACATCGACCTGGGACGAAGTGTTGGCCGAGGCGAAAGCTCAGGCCCCTCACGGGTTCCTGCGCTACTTCCGCATCGACATCGCCCCGACGATGCTCGGATCGGCGGCAACCTGGCCTGCCACCCAATACCTGATGGGCAATCACACGATCGCCGAACGCATGTATCGCCACGATCCCGGCATCATGCTGCACGCACCGCTGCGCACCCTGCTCTACGAAAGCCCCGACGGCACCGTGTTCGCCGTCGATCAGCCCAGCCTGCTGTTCGCCAGCTATGACAAACCCGAAATCGCATCCGTCGGAATGGAACTCGACGCGCTGTTGGCAACACTGATCGGCCTGCTGGGCGGCGACATCCCCGAGGAACTGCAAGGACACCAGGCATGA
- the recO gene encoding DNA repair protein RecO — protein sequence MRLYRDRAVVLRQHKLGEADRIVTLLTRDHGLVRAVAKGVRRTRSKFGARLEPFAHIDVQLHPGRNLDIVTQVQAIDAFAADIVSDYGRYTSACAMLETAERLAGEERAPMPDLHRLTVAALRAIADGRRARELVLDSYLLRAMTIAGWAPALTECARCAAPGPHRAFHVAVGGSVCVHCRPSGSSTPPQPVLELMSALHEGDWEYAEASSSGHRSQASGLIAAHLQWHLERQLRTLPLVERVYRIDRTVAEQRSTLVRQDMGHGIDEGREAGQVDLPTAAPGA from the coding sequence ATGCGGCTGTACCGGGACCGGGCGGTGGTGCTGCGCCAGCACAAGCTCGGCGAGGCCGACCGGATTGTCACCCTGCTCACCCGCGACCATGGTTTGGTGCGCGCGGTGGCCAAGGGGGTCCGGCGTACCCGCAGCAAGTTCGGCGCGCGGCTGGAGCCGTTTGCCCACATCGACGTGCAGCTGCATCCGGGACGCAACCTCGACATCGTCACCCAGGTGCAGGCCATCGACGCGTTCGCCGCCGACATCGTCAGTGACTACGGCCGCTACACCAGTGCGTGCGCGATGTTGGAGACCGCCGAGCGGCTGGCCGGCGAGGAGCGGGCACCGATGCCCGACCTGCACCGGCTCACAGTGGCCGCGCTGCGGGCCATCGCCGACGGGCGCCGGGCCCGTGAGCTGGTGCTGGATTCCTACCTGCTGCGGGCGATGACGATCGCCGGGTGGGCGCCGGCGCTGACCGAGTGCGCCCGCTGCGCCGCGCCGGGTCCCCACCGGGCATTCCACGTCGCCGTCGGAGGCAGTGTCTGCGTGCACTGCCGGCCCAGCGGATCCAGTACCCCGCCGCAGCCCGTATTGGAGCTGATGTCGGCGCTGCACGAAGGTGACTGGGAGTACGCCGAGGCCTCCTCATCGGGGCATCGCAGCCAGGCCAGTGGGCTGATCGCAGCGCATCTGCAGTGGCACCTGGAGCGCCAGCTGCGGACATTGCCTCTGGTCGAGCGGGTGTACCGCATCGATCGGACAGTCGCCGAACAGCGCTCGACGCTGGTCAGGCAGGATATGGGCCATGGCATTGACGAAGGACGGGAAGCGGGGCAAGTCGACCTACCCACAGCTGCCCCCGGCGCCTGA
- a CDS encoding zinc-binding alcohol dehydrogenase family protein: MTTMSAIGSFNALPVDDPQALQDITADVPELRPHDVLVRVLAVSVNPVDIKRRAGLSASATPTILGYDAAGVVEAVGPEVATLAVGDEVWYAGDISRPGTNAEFHAVDERIAARKPQSLSFADAAALPLTTITAWETLFERFALTAGSTGDLLVLGAAGGVGSIMIQLAKTLTKTRVIATASREPSRTWATNLGADVVINHHNLRDEALATAPDGIDYLFSPHSAGNVDTYAEIMRPFGHITAIDEPPGLDLVALKEKSIAWHWELMFTRSLFGFDMSYQQELLTRTAQLVDDGKLRSTVTKTIASFDAEGLRQAHRDVESGRMVGKVVVTR; encoded by the coding sequence ATGACGACCATGTCCGCGATCGGCTCGTTCAACGCTCTGCCGGTCGATGACCCGCAGGCGTTGCAGGACATCACCGCCGACGTTCCCGAGCTACGTCCGCACGATGTGCTGGTGCGGGTTTTGGCGGTCTCGGTCAACCCCGTCGACATCAAACGCCGTGCCGGACTTTCGGCTTCGGCTACCCCGACCATCCTCGGCTACGACGCAGCCGGTGTCGTCGAGGCAGTCGGCCCGGAGGTGGCCACTCTCGCCGTCGGCGACGAGGTCTGGTATGCCGGCGATATCAGCCGGCCCGGCACCAACGCTGAATTCCACGCCGTCGACGAGCGCATCGCCGCCCGCAAGCCGCAGTCGCTGTCGTTCGCGGACGCCGCAGCGCTACCGCTGACCACCATCACGGCGTGGGAGACACTGTTCGAGCGTTTCGCCTTGACCGCCGGCTCGACCGGTGACCTGCTGGTGCTCGGCGCAGCCGGCGGCGTCGGGTCCATCATGATCCAACTGGCGAAAACACTCACCAAGACCCGCGTCATCGCGACCGCGAGCCGCGAACCCTCCCGCACCTGGGCGACCAATCTGGGTGCCGACGTGGTCATCAACCACCACAATCTGCGTGACGAGGCACTCGCGACCGCACCGGACGGAATCGACTACCTGTTCTCCCCCCACTCGGCGGGCAACGTCGACACCTACGCCGAAATCATGCGGCCATTCGGCCACATCACCGCAATCGACGAGCCACCGGGGCTGGACCTGGTCGCCCTGAAAGAGAAGAGCATCGCCTGGCACTGGGAACTGATGTTCACCCGGTCGTTGTTCGGCTTCGACATGAGCTACCAGCAGGAGTTGCTCACGCGCACAGCACAGCTGGTGGACGACGGGAAGCTGCGCAGCACCGTCACCAAGACCATCGCCAGTTTCGACGCCGAGGGGCTACGGCAGGCCCACCGCGATGTGGAGTCGGGCCGCATGGTGGGGAAGGTTGTCGTCACCCGTTAG
- a CDS encoding alcohol dehydrogenase catalytic domain-containing protein yields MSTYRAYQVTGQRNFELVERQLVPPEPGQVRIRTLTCGVCHSDVLAVEGQRPDPQQPIVPGHEIVGIIDAVGDGVGNWAVGDRVGLGFLGGQCNSCDFCRRGDFVNCTDQPLPGTSTDGGYAEIVYARATGLVRVPDGLDASVAAPLLCAGVTVFNALRGTSAQPDALVAVQGLGGLGHLGVQYAKKLGYRVAAIARGSEKAALATTLGADHYIDSAADDPGAALTALGGATAIVATAASGASMSPLVAGLRPRGQLVVVGAAPDPIEVNTADLIFGGRSIVGSLTGSAADNEDNLAFSMDNGIAPMVEAMPFEDAPKAFDHMMSGHARFRVVLEIGAR; encoded by the coding sequence ATGTCGACGTATCGGGCCTATCAAGTGACGGGCCAACGCAATTTCGAGCTGGTCGAACGCCAGCTGGTCCCGCCCGAGCCCGGCCAGGTGCGGATCCGGACGCTCACCTGCGGCGTGTGCCACAGTGACGTCCTCGCGGTTGAGGGCCAACGACCCGATCCGCAGCAGCCCATCGTCCCTGGCCATGAGATCGTCGGGATCATCGATGCGGTTGGTGACGGGGTGGGCAACTGGGCTGTGGGCGACCGAGTCGGATTGGGATTCCTCGGCGGACAGTGCAATTCGTGCGACTTCTGTCGGCGCGGCGACTTCGTCAACTGCACCGATCAACCGCTGCCGGGCACCAGCACGGACGGCGGATACGCGGAGATCGTCTACGCCCGCGCCACCGGACTGGTACGCGTCCCCGACGGACTCGATGCCTCGGTGGCTGCCCCCCTGCTCTGCGCGGGTGTCACGGTGTTCAATGCGCTTCGCGGGACCTCAGCCCAGCCTGATGCGCTGGTCGCGGTGCAGGGCCTGGGCGGCCTGGGCCACCTGGGTGTGCAATACGCCAAGAAGCTCGGGTACCGGGTTGCAGCGATCGCACGCGGATCGGAAAAGGCCGCACTGGCAACCACTCTCGGTGCCGACCACTATATCGACAGTGCGGCTGATGATCCAGGTGCAGCGCTGACCGCCCTGGGGGGTGCGACCGCCATCGTCGCGACCGCGGCCAGCGGCGCCTCCATGAGTCCGCTCGTGGCCGGTCTGCGTCCGCGTGGTCAACTGGTCGTCGTCGGTGCCGCCCCGGATCCCATCGAGGTCAACACCGCTGACTTGATCTTCGGCGGGCGCAGCATCGTCGGCAGCCTGACCGGCTCGGCGGCCGACAACGAGGACAATCTCGCTTTCAGCATGGACAACGGCATCGCCCCGATGGTCGAAGCGATGCCGTTCGAGGATGCACCGAAGGCCTTTGACCACATGATGTCCGGTCACGCGCGGTTCCGGGTGGTCCTGGAGATCGGAGCCCGATGA
- a CDS encoding winged helix-turn-helix transcriptional regulator gives MRTDPWTDDACPIARTMSVLGQRWAILIIREALLGRSRFSEFRQHLGVASDVLSARLSELVAAGILEAVDYREPGDRTRSRYVLTDAGRDLVPVLAAMGQWGHKHLARPHGTGYRFIDTDTGELARIGFRRGDGTWVPKGNVTLTENYAG, from the coding sequence ATGCGCACGGATCCGTGGACTGACGACGCCTGCCCGATCGCCCGCACCATGTCGGTATTGGGGCAGCGGTGGGCCATCCTGATCATTCGGGAGGCGCTGCTGGGCCGGTCGCGGTTCTCCGAGTTCCGCCAGCACCTGGGGGTGGCTTCCGATGTGCTCAGCGCGCGCCTGTCCGAACTGGTGGCGGCCGGCATCCTCGAGGCCGTCGACTACCGGGAGCCGGGCGATCGCACCCGTAGCCGCTATGTTCTGACCGATGCCGGCCGAGATCTGGTGCCCGTGCTGGCGGCGATGGGGCAATGGGGCCACAAGCATTTGGCGCGGCCGCACGGCACCGGCTACCGCTTCATCGACACCGATACCGGGGAGCTCGCCCGGATCGGATTCCGCCGCGGCGACGGTACCTGGGTGCCCAAGGGCAATGTCACCCTCACGGAGAACTACGCCGGTTAG
- a CDS encoding Fur family transcriptional regulator, protein MTGAVRSTRQRAAIADLLNETEGFRSAQELHDELRRRGQGIGLTTVYRTLQAMATTGSVDTLRTDTGESVYRRCSDDHHHHLVCRACGATVEISGGQVEAWAADVAREHGFSDVSHTIEIFGMCRGCGDGVQ, encoded by the coding sequence GTGACGGGGGCGGTCCGGTCCACCAGGCAGCGCGCGGCCATCGCCGACCTGCTCAACGAAACCGAGGGATTCCGCTCAGCTCAGGAGCTGCACGACGAGCTACGCCGCCGCGGCCAGGGCATCGGCCTGACCACGGTGTACCGCACCCTGCAGGCCATGGCCACCACCGGCAGCGTCGACACGTTGCGCACCGACACGGGCGAGTCGGTCTACCGGCGTTGCTCGGACGACCATCACCACCACCTGGTGTGCCGGGCGTGCGGCGCGACCGTCGAGATTTCCGGTGGCCAGGTCGAAGCCTGGGCCGCTGACGTGGCCCGCGAGCACGGTTTTTCCGACGTCAGCCACACCATCGAGATCTTCGGGATGTGCCGCGGCTGCGGCGACGGGGTCCAGTAG
- a CDS encoding SDR family oxidoreductase has protein sequence MTATATPVEGATALVTGGQQGLGKAIVDALLEAGAAKVYSTSRRPGTATDPRIAVVEADVTDGDSVRRLVEIAGDATIVVNNAGVLGGQSLLHDDVEDIRAVLETNLFGALRVTQAFAPKLAGRSGTIVNIASVLSWLPGFGSYGVSKAALWSATNSLRLELREQGTNVIGAYLGYTDTSMIADLDVPKNDPADVARQIVDGIISGAPEVLADDLTRQVHAPLFAAS, from the coding sequence ATGACAGCAACGGCAACCCCGGTCGAAGGTGCGACGGCACTGGTGACCGGCGGGCAGCAGGGCCTGGGCAAAGCTATCGTCGACGCGTTGCTGGAAGCCGGTGCGGCCAAGGTGTACTCCACCAGTCGCCGCCCCGGAACCGCGACTGACCCCCGAATCGCGGTGGTGGAAGCCGATGTCACCGATGGAGATTCGGTGCGACGGCTGGTCGAGATCGCCGGTGACGCCACCATTGTGGTGAACAACGCCGGAGTGCTCGGCGGCCAGTCGTTGCTACACGACGACGTTGAAGATATCCGTGCGGTGCTCGAGACCAACCTGTTCGGCGCGCTGCGCGTCACTCAGGCTTTCGCACCCAAACTGGCCGGCCGCAGCGGCACCATCGTCAACATCGCGTCCGTACTGTCATGGCTGCCCGGCTTTGGCTCCTACGGAGTGTCGAAGGCCGCCCTGTGGTCGGCGACCAACTCGCTGCGCCTGGAACTGCGCGAACAAGGCACCAACGTGATCGGGGCGTACCTCGGCTACACCGACACTTCCATGATCGCCGACCTCGACGTACCCAAGAACGACCCCGCTGACGTCGCACGCCAGATCGTCGACGGAATCATCTCCGGTGCGCCCGAAGTACTCGCCGACGACCTCACCCGTCAGGTGCACGCACCCTTGTTCGCGGCCTCGTAG